Part of the Cyclopterus lumpus isolate fCycLum1 chromosome 16, fCycLum1.pri, whole genome shotgun sequence genome, CCAGAAATAGCAGTCCAGCAGGTCCAGACTATGGGCAGCATTGTCCTTGCACTGCTTTCTGAGCCATTTAGTGAGTACCATGTATGATTTTACACTAAAGTGAAACATTAGGGATTTGTTAGTTAGTTCAACATAAATGGCTTCTCTGTGTTTACGGGGCAGATAAGAAAAGTCTGCAACTTCAAAAGCACTCCTCAAATAATAATTACGGAAAATAGAGTATTTTGGtaaataattattcatttgaGTAATTTCTCAACCAAAAATGGCAATTATTTGATGGTCTCCGATTCTCCAATGTTAGGACGCGCTGCTTTGTTTGACTTACATTattgtaaattgaatatctttggattATGTCTTATTGGTTGGCCAAAACAAGACATTATTTGCTTTCAGTTTACTCCATTTCCCCCCATTTTATGACTTGGTCTATGccaaacaatcaatcaatagATATAGATAATAATTGGCCAAGTCATCCACAAGGAAATTAGCTGTGAGTTGCAGCCCTGAAGTGATTTGCTGTTCATGTTGATTTCTGTAAAAGGAACCCTAAATACCCATAAATACTTGAGGCCTTTATCATGTTGATTACAAAGTACTATAATTAGTTTAAGTTATGTGGCCTGATTTGTGATGCTTGTAATGCTTTCCCATTAGGCCACGCATTTTCTACCCAGGAAAGAGTTAGTGAGAAGTTTGAGACTGGCACTTGGTAAGTGAAGTTTGCTCAAGATAAACATTCTTTTAATTTTCTGCCTCTGAAATTAACTCAGTCCACTCCTGCTGTGCtaataactctctctctctctctgtgtgtgtgtgtgtgtgtgtgtgtgtgtgtgtgtgtgtgtgtgtgtgtgtgtgtgtgtgtgtgtgtgtgtgtgtgtgtgtgtgtgtgtgtgtgtgtgtgtgtgtgtagcagtaAGATGGAGAAAGTGTGTGACAACACAGTCATCAGAGCTAGAGGGTTGCCATGGCAGTCTTCTGACCAGGACATTGCTCGATTCTTCAGAGGACTCAACATCGCCAAGTATGTTGTAGCTATATATTAACGGCACTCTCACTCATGAAGGATTAGTATTGATCGGTCAATATGATATATACTGAAACCTGTTGTTGACATAAGGTTTAGCGTCCTCTGTAATTCTGTGTACGTTGTGTTGTATAGAGGAGGGGCAGCATTGTGTCTTAATGCTCAGGGGAGACGGAACGGAGAAGCTCTCGTTCGTTTTGTCAGTGAAGAACACAGAGACCTGGCgctgcagagacacaaacaccacaTGGGCAACAGATACATAGAGGTAACCCGTCTGAAACCTACTCGTTGTTATTGGTTCAGGGAATCGGCCTCACTGAACCTATTCTAATCACTTATGTGGTTTCCATGTTTTCATTGCAGCTACACGTGAAGTGACAATAATTCCTTGTTTCTGTCTTGTTCTCTTCTAATGGCAGGTTTACAAAGCTTCAGGAGAGGACTTCCTGAAGATAGCAGGAGGTGAGCAGATATAACCATGTATGCTATATAGTATTTGACCTCATCAGCAGTAAACCTAGGCTTTAAGTAAAATTAAGTTTGATGTTTTGTGCCCAATATAATTTGACCAAATTAAGTCCTGAGGCTCTTTGGTGGTGCTGCTCTGGTTTGAGGGGGAATTTTCTGTTGTGAGAACAATTAATTATTGAATAACAATGATTAGAAACACAACCATGTCCTGCGGTTTGGTTTCgtgcatgtgttttgtattgatgtatttgtGGATATTACAGGATCTGAACATATTGCAGCACCCTAAatacatttccaaaataaaataattttagaAATGTGGAAATTCTATGTCCataaaaaatcataaaaaacatACAGAATAATTTAGCAGTTGTGACCAAACCTCAGTGATAACATCATCataaaaatgattaattatagACTATGACTGCCAATGAAATAATGCCATTGACGGTGCTGCTCAAGGAAGGAAAACTTAATGCTGTCTTAATCTGCAGTGTGatcatttctatatttctatacTTGTGATgaaataggtgtgtgtgtgtccttgtgtgcgCCAGGTACCTCCAATGAGGTAGCAATGTTCCTGTCCCGTGAGGACCAGATCATAGTGAGGATGCGAGGTCTTCCTTTCACCGCCACACACGAGCAGGTGCTCACCTTCTTCTCCCCGGAGGAAGACCTCAAAGAGACATGTCCGGTCAGCGGAGGGAAAGATGGCATCCTATTTGTTCGCTATCCAGACGGCCGTCCCACTGGCGATGCCTTTGTTTTATTTGCCTGTGAGGAACACACCCAGTGTgcactgaggaaacacaaagaaatccTTGGGAGAAGATATATTGAGCTGTTCAAAAGTACAGCAGCAGAGGTCCAACAGGTAGGTCAgggtgtctgtctgcatgtgggTGAGCTTCtttgtgcagtgtgtattatgcaaagtgaatatttgtgtgtgtgttcatttttagCTTTTAGAAAGGCTTCTAtatgtgttcatttatttattttaattgataTTTGTTGaattatgtgtttgtttatgtgtgcacGCAGACAGTGTGAGAGTATGTGGGTGTGTTTCTTTTAGGGTTTATGGGGGGGGGCTGCATAGCAACTTATCTTTGCATGCTGATAAGCTCACAGCCCTCAATCATATCTATACAGACGCTCTCATGTATGACAGACTAAGGAGTTTTATTGCTCCTCCTgggaaaatacaaacaaacacgctATAAACTGACGTTTCAACGCATATTTCAATTGGTGTGCTAAAAGTTGGCATATGCTGCATGTGTCTTGTACACACTGTCTTGATTTTTGCATTGTAATTATTGATAGCAAGTATGTATTATGGTGTTTGAAAGtagtcttttaaataaaaaaaagtattatcagcaaaagGGGAGAAAGTCTTTCCTGAATTAGACTCAGTTTGAATCTGTTCTGCGTCCTTGACTGTCTTTGCGGCAGGCATGGTATGTCATTTGTAACTGTGTGTTTTAGGTGTTGAACCGGTACTCCTCGGCTCCTCTGATCTCAGTGGCCCCTGCCCCCCTGGTATCAATGCTGCCCGCAGTGTCTCTCCTGCCCCCTCCTGGTAGTGTGCGGGACTGCCTGAGGCTGAGGGGGCTGCCATACACAGCGAGCATAGAGGACATTCTCACCTTCCTGGGCGAGTTTACACACGATATCAGACCACATGGTGTGCACATGGTCCTCAACCAGCAGGTACAGGCAATAACTGCACTGACACACCCATGGACTCACATGCTTTCTGACACAAAGCTGCAGAGTAATTTCTGACTGTCTCTGTTTCCAGGCTCGTCCATCAGGTGACTGCTTCATCCAGCTGACCTCAGCTGAGCGGTCTATTCAGGCCTCACAGCGGCTCCACAAGCATATAATGTCCAGCCAGCGTGGGGCCAACAGCCGCTATGTGGAGGTGTTCCCCTGCAGCACAGAGGAGATGGGCCTGGTGCTGATGGGAggctcgctctcacacacacatacacatgcacacatccGGAGCAGGAGTGGGACAGGGCTCAGCCCGCCGCCATGTAAGTCCAGACGTAAGTGCTGCTGGGAGCTGGGGGTGCTTCGGGACTGCAGGGTAGGTGGGCTCCTGCCGTGGGGGGCAGGGTTTCTGGGTTTTCTCCAATCTAGTACTGTGAGATGTATGGGGACAGCTGATCTGACCCGGAAGATTCaaaactgtgtctgtgtgtgtgtgtgtgtgtgtgtgtgtgtgtgtgtgtgtgtgtggtacccCTTTGTAATTTAGTGTGATTTAAATTATCTGCATGCACTGAGAAACCCCACATGTTAATTGTGTATTCTCCCCTTTCACCTGTGTTCACATATTGTGGTTGTAGTTTATCTTTTGTCAGCGGCATGTTTGTTACTCATTCTTAATTTGACCATTTTACCAATTCTTGATCATAAAGAACTGACAGGGTTGGAAAAGTGTAAGCAAGTCATCTAGTCTACAATTTGTCATAACGGCTTACAACTCTCCAGCCTTATCAGATGTGTAGTGGTGTTTGTGGGATTTAGCCTCAGTAGACCTGCGCacctcaggtgtgtgtgcctCCTGTGCTTGTCCAATCAGTGGAGCTGTTGGGAAGGTGGGCAGAGCTGACCGCTGGTGTATAGAAATGTTCTTTGTTCTCCGTGTCTGTAGTCCTTCACCATAAATGTTCACTGGTGTGCTCCCCTAATTTTCAAAAAAGGAATGTTTGTGAATTCTTTTGATGTGAAATGATCCGATATTAGCACAAGTGAAAAGTACACAACACAGGGCTTCAAGTCAAGACCTGTTCGGTTGGTAGTGAGGACATGATACAACGTTTCTATGGTCTTGAGCAGAACATGTCAAGTTGACACACGTGCTGAGTTATGCTGGTCATTGTTTGCACGTTTGCATGAGCGCCTCTCTCAGAAACAAACAATGACCAGACTTCACCATCATGACTCTCTATTTCTGTTaggtttttgtctttttgtaagtATTTCGTCTCTCCTTCTGTACTTTCATCTCCAGGTTTATCTCCACCATCCTACTCCTTCGGCCCTGTTCCACCTGTCATGTCTGCAGAGGCAGCTGCTGCCCTCTACCCTCCCATTGGTCAGATGTTGCTGGCGCCACGCCACCTGCCAccaggacacgcctactaccCCGCCTCAGCTCAGCTATACATGAACTACGCGGCCTACTATCCCAggtaaaattatatataatttctaTGGTTACAGatgaacagaaaacagacacatttaataCTATTGTTTATTGTCTTTCTGCATAATTATATCACGATTTTTcaaacatgaatgaataaatgataaGATACATTTTTACCGAGATCACAGCATTAGGTGTAACATGCAGATATAATGCAGATACAGATATATTGGAAATAACAGGATTTGGTTCAAAACCAAAATATTTTAACCATAGTTATGCTCAAGTAATGACAccacaaaaatgtcaaatgacaCTTTCAAATCAGACGTGCTTGAAAATTCCCTTAACATGGAAATTAACCACTTCCGGACTATTATAGAAAGATTCAGGAGCTAACTGGCTTCTACCTCTAAGCCTGTCAGACAATGTTTACTTCCAGGctgagtaagcaaataataaccGGTATCGTTTACATTTTCTGAACCTTCTGTTTGCATAAGTATGTTTATGTTAACGTGAAGAACATAAGTGTACTAAAGTTTCAAGAAATTGTATCTAATATTATGCGTTGGTGCTGTCTGAAATTGtggtgaaaacacacaaataatgtcAAAAGCTGCTTTGCAAAGCCATTTGTTTGGAATGCAATAACTAcataattattttagtttagtttaatttgtgTTCATATCTACTGAAACCTACTCTCAATGTGGAAAATGAGGAGCAGTTTAGTTTCAAATGCCTCTCTTCAAGGACAAAAGGGTGGGACAAGGGTAGTTAATAACTGAACACATATCAGAGGACTTTATACACTTTAGTGACCTGTTTCTCCTTGGTCAGCCCTGTCATTGAGAAAACGTATATAGGCGACGCCCAAAGTTAGTACAGTCTTGTGATATGTGTGCGTTTTGTTTGCTGAGAAACATGCAGCCTTCAAATCCTTCTTTTGATATATTTTTACGATAACCGTCTGTCTGTACATTTtctcttgtctttctccagTCCACCTGGCTCACCTACCGTAGGTTTCTTCCCCTCCCCCGCCTCCCTGTCCTCCCCAGGGGGGTTGATGCGCATGCCAGGTCTGACCTACAACGGCAACGGAGTTAAAGACCTCATCAGTGCAATGCAGGGATACCAGGTAAGAAACACTTCTCTATAAATGAACCTCAATGCT contains:
- the esrp1 gene encoding epithelial splicing regulatory protein 1 isoform X2, producing MTAQVDYLVVVFTATSGASGELLGSDEKELGQLVWQLVDVKNKKLGKVNELFIKLDLSDLTEEKEEEDGVEESVEEEDRSPADNVYTATSLETALNLFHLQLTNEVNSAGAGTSVCLCTDGPLHIRQVIHPEAASKNILVPDCFYSFFDLRKEFKKHFPTSDLKALNVHIMAESLTIPVDVPAMWDPSATQDPSAILPPEIAVQQVQTMGSIVLALLSEPFSHAFSTQERVSEKFETGTCSKMEKVCDNTVIRARGLPWQSSDQDIARFFRGLNIAKGGAALCLNAQGRRNGEALVRFVSEEHRDLALQRHKHHMGNRYIEVYKASGEDFLKIAGGTSNEVAMFLSREDQIIVRMRGLPFTATHEQVLTFFSPEEDLKETCPVSGGKDGILFVRYPDGRPTGDAFVLFACEEHTQCALRKHKEILGRRYIELFKSTAAEVQQVLNRYSSAPLISVAPAPLVSMLPAVSLLPPPGSVRDCLRLRGLPYTASIEDILTFLGEFTHDIRPHGVHMVLNQQARPSGDCFIQLTSAERSIQASQRLHKHIMSSQRGANSRYVEVFPCSTEEMGLVLMGGSLSHTHTHAHIRSRSGTGLSPPPCLSPPSYSFGPVPPVMSAEAAAALYPPIGQMLLAPRHLPPGHAYYPASAQLYMNYAAYYPSPPGSPTVGFFPSPASLSSPGGLMRMPGLTYNGNGVKDLISAMQGYQYAPEDALMHAHGPMHAHDPTGTLLTQPKEWVCI
- the esrp1 gene encoding epithelial splicing regulatory protein 1 isoform X1, which translates into the protein MTAQVDYLVVVFTATSGASGELLGSDEKELGQLVWQLVDVKNKKLGKVNELFIKLDLSDLTEEKEEEDGVEESVEEEDRSPADNVYTATSLETALNLFHLQLTNEVNSAGAGTSVCLCTDGPLHIRQVIHPEAASKNILVPDCFYSFFDLRKEFKKHFPTSDLKALNVHIMAESLTIPVDVPAMWDPSATQDPSAILPPEIAVQQVQTMGSIVLALLSEPFSHAFSTQERVSEKFETGTCSKMEKVCDNTVIRARGLPWQSSDQDIARFFRGLNIAKGGAALCLNAQGRRNGEALVRFVSEEHRDLALQRHKHHMGNRYIEVYKASGEDFLKIAGGTSNEVAMFLSREDQIIVRMRGLPFTATHEQVLTFFSPEEDLKETCPVSGGKDGILFVRYPDGRPTGDAFVLFACEEHTQCALRKHKEILGRRYIELFKSTAAEVQQVLNRYSSAPLISVAPAPLVSMLPAVSLLPPPGSVRDCLRLRGLPYTASIEDILTFLGEFTHDIRPHGVHMVLNQQARPSGDCFIQLTSAERSIQASQRLHKHIMSSQRGANSRYVEVFPCSTEEMGLVLMGGSLSHTHTHAHIRSRSGTGLSPPPCKSRRLSPPSYSFGPVPPVMSAEAAAALYPPIGQMLLAPRHLPPGHAYYPASAQLYMNYAAYYPSPPGSPTVGFFPSPASLSSPGGLMRMPGLTYNGNGVKDLISAMQGYQYAPEDALMHAHGPMHAHDPTGTLLTQPKEWVCI